The following are encoded in a window of Novosphingobium sp. THN1 genomic DNA:
- the lldD gene encoding FMN-dependent L-lactate dehydrogenase LldD — protein sequence MIAASIPDFRELARRRLPHFLFEYIDGGSYSETTLRRNVEDLRDIALRQRVLRDVSGLDLSTELFGQKLKLPVALAPIGLAGMNARRGECQAVRAAETAGVPFTLSTVSACSLSEVAKAASKPFWFQLYMTRDRGFMRELLQEAVELNCSTLVFTVDMPVPGSRYRDYHSGLAGASGMKGALRRTLQGAMKPSWAWDVGVMGRPHGLGNVIRKLQGKTGIEDFFAWMRENFDSSISWKDLDFIRSEWNGPLVIKGLLDAEDAVEAANLGADGIVVSNHGGRQLDGVPSTARALPAIAEAVGDRITVLADGGVRSGLDVVRLLALGAKGVLLGRAWVFALAAQGQQGVEHMLRLIEAEMRVAMTLTGVKNISEIDRSILVKP from the coding sequence ATGATCGCCGCCTCCATACCGGACTTCCGCGAACTGGCGCGCCGCCGCCTGCCGCACTTCCTGTTCGAATACATCGACGGCGGGTCCTATAGCGAGACGACGCTCAGGCGGAATGTCGAGGACTTGCGCGACATTGCCCTGCGCCAGCGCGTGCTGCGTGACGTTTCGGGGCTGGACCTCTCGACCGAACTGTTTGGCCAGAAGCTCAAGCTGCCCGTCGCCCTCGCCCCGATCGGCCTTGCCGGGATGAACGCGCGGCGCGGCGAATGCCAGGCCGTGCGCGCGGCTGAGACGGCGGGAGTTCCCTTCACGCTCTCGACCGTCTCTGCCTGCTCGCTCTCAGAAGTCGCCAAGGCCGCGAGCAAGCCGTTCTGGTTCCAGCTCTACATGACCCGCGACCGCGGTTTCATGCGCGAATTGCTGCAGGAAGCGGTCGAGCTGAACTGCTCGACGCTGGTGTTCACCGTCGACATGCCGGTGCCGGGCAGCCGCTACCGCGATTACCACTCAGGGCTGGCCGGAGCCTCGGGCATGAAAGGCGCGCTCCGCCGCACGCTGCAAGGCGCGATGAAGCCGTCATGGGCGTGGGACGTCGGCGTGATGGGCCGCCCGCACGGTCTTGGCAACGTGATCCGCAAGCTTCAGGGCAAGACCGGGATCGAGGACTTCTTCGCCTGGATGCGCGAGAACTTCGATAGCTCGATCTCGTGGAAGGACCTCGATTTCATCCGCTCCGAATGGAACGGACCGCTGGTCATCAAGGGCCTGCTCGATGCCGAGGACGCGGTGGAAGCGGCCAACCTTGGCGCGGACGGCATCGTCGTCTCCAACCACGGCGGCCGCCAGCTCGATGGCGTACCCTCCACCGCCCGCGCCCTGCCCGCCATTGCCGAGGCCGTGGGTGACCGGATCACCGTGCTGGCCGATGGCGGCGTGCGCTCGGGCCTCGATGTGGTGCGCCTGCTAGCGCTCGGCGCCAAGGGCGTTCTGCTCGGCCGGGCCTGGGTCTTTGCGCTGGCGGCGCAGGGGCAGCAGGGCGTCGAACACATGCTCCGCCTGATCGAGGCCGAAATGCGCGTCGCCATGACGCTGACCGGGGTGAAAAACATCAGCGAGATCGACCGCTCGATACTCGTAAAACCATAA
- the rhaT gene encoding L-rhamnose/proton symporter RhaT, whose protein sequence is MGANPLLGVIFHWIGGFSSASFYVPYKRIRLWSWEVFWLAGGLFSWAIAPWLFASIQTNDLIGVLSATPRETLLWCWFWGAMWGFGGLTFGLTMRYLGLSLGMAVALGLTTVIGTMGPPIFDGTLGAIAATTSGKLTLLGIVITLAGIIVVARAGNAKEADLGGAASEGVAEFNLRKGLLIATFSGVMSGCFAWGLAAGQPIRDLTLAAGTDPLRQGLPVLCVVLAGGLTTNALWCAYLIARNKSFGQFFGAPSAEAQPGERPNLLANWLLAALGGTLWYGQFFFYTMGESQMGEYGFSSWTLHMASIILFSTLWGFALKEWKGASPRTRALVWTGIGLLVGSTIVIGAGNMLQASA, encoded by the coding sequence ATGGGCGCGAACCCGCTTCTGGGTGTAATCTTTCACTGGATCGGAGGCTTCTCTTCGGCCAGCTTCTATGTGCCGTACAAGCGCATCAGGCTGTGGTCATGGGAAGTGTTCTGGTTGGCCGGTGGCCTGTTCTCTTGGGCCATCGCGCCGTGGCTGTTCGCCTCGATCCAGACGAACGACCTCATCGGCGTGCTCTCCGCCACGCCGCGCGAAACGCTGCTGTGGTGCTGGTTCTGGGGGGCGATGTGGGGTTTCGGCGGGCTGACCTTCGGCCTGACCATGCGCTACCTCGGCCTCTCGCTCGGCATGGCCGTGGCGCTTGGGCTCACGACCGTGATCGGCACGATGGGACCGCCGATCTTTGACGGCACCCTTGGCGCAATCGCAGCCACCACCAGCGGCAAGCTCACCCTGCTCGGCATCGTGATCACGCTGGCGGGCATTATCGTCGTTGCCCGCGCGGGCAACGCAAAGGAAGCCGATCTTGGCGGCGCGGCATCGGAAGGCGTGGCCGAGTTCAACTTGCGCAAAGGGCTGTTGATTGCGACCTTCTCGGGCGTGATGTCCGGCTGCTTTGCCTGGGGTCTTGCCGCCGGACAGCCGATCCGCGACCTCACGCTGGCAGCCGGGACCGACCCGCTGCGCCAGGGCCTTCCCGTGCTGTGCGTCGTCCTTGCCGGCGGCCTCACCACGAATGCCCTGTGGTGCGCGTATCTGATCGCCAGAAACAAGAGCTTCGGCCAGTTCTTCGGCGCGCCCTCGGCTGAAGCGCAACCCGGCGAGCGCCCCAACCTGCTCGCCAACTGGCTGCTCGCGGCGCTCGGCGGCACGCTGTGGTACGGCCAGTTCTTCTTCTACACCATGGGCGAGAGCCAGATGGGCGAATATGGCTTCTCCTCGTGGACCCTGCACATGGCCTCGATCATCCTGTTTTCCACGCTCTGGGGGTTCGCGCTCAAGGAATGGAAGGGCGCCTCCCCGCGCACCCGCGCGCTGGTGTGGACCGGCATCGGCCTGCTGGTCGGCTCGACCATCGTGATCGGCGCTGGCAACATGCTGCAGGCGAGTGCATAA
- a CDS encoding DeoR/GlpR family DNA-binding transcription regulator, with amino-acid sequence MHAAERERRIFEALRPTGFVSYRDLEVLLDASPATIRRDLTRLEETGQIIRVHGGAKLPEGDDASGPRLLGTSFDQNITQNLGPKQAIGKAAAALCQPGEGVMIDGGTTTLQMCPHLDGLGLQVLTNSLHIVNALLPQQGTRILLPSGAVFREQNIILAPAGEESMPRFHAPRLFMGAAAIGPQGAMQADPVLVAAERRLIDRAEEVILLVDSSKFRSQSGTIVCGLGEIDTVITDSGIAPAAAAALRDAGVKLVVV; translated from the coding sequence ATGCACGCGGCAGAACGGGAAAGACGCATCTTCGAGGCGCTGCGGCCGACGGGCTTTGTCAGCTACCGCGATCTCGAGGTCCTGCTCGATGCCTCGCCCGCCACGATCCGGCGTGACCTGACACGGCTGGAAGAGACTGGGCAGATCATCCGAGTCCACGGTGGCGCCAAGCTGCCAGAGGGCGACGATGCGAGCGGCCCGCGCCTGCTCGGCACCTCGTTCGACCAGAACATCACCCAGAACCTGGGGCCAAAGCAGGCCATCGGCAAGGCAGCGGCGGCGCTGTGCCAGCCGGGCGAAGGGGTTATGATCGATGGTGGCACCACCACGCTGCAGATGTGCCCGCATCTCGACGGTCTCGGGCTTCAGGTGCTGACCAACTCGCTGCACATCGTCAACGCCCTGCTCCCGCAGCAGGGCACGCGCATCCTGCTGCCTTCGGGCGCCGTCTTTCGTGAACAGAACATCATCCTCGCCCCTGCCGGCGAAGAATCGATGCCCCGCTTCCACGCCCCGCGCCTGTTCATGGGCGCCGCCGCCATCGGGCCGCAAGGCGCGATGCAGGCCGATCCTGTGCTGGTCGCCGCCGAACGCCGCTTGATCGACCGGGCCGAGGAGGTGATCCTGCTCGTCGACAGCAGCAAGTTCCGCAGCCAGTCCGGCACCATCGTTTGCGGGCTGGGCGAGATCGACACGGTAATCACCGACAGCGGCATCGCGCCCGCAGCAGCCGCAGCCCTGCGGGACGCGGGCGTGAAGCTGGTCGTCGTCTGA
- a CDS encoding helix-turn-helix domain-containing protein, protein MSGLGKFGEQAARLLRLFSHLQIGRFTLFRRKGEKVSAGFPERQERLFINDDRHRTAIVDPPQQSALRSGQRCFGFSGFRFEFRFKARFNVHFRAYRAEQRRPPIQSGKGERMSGAFTQTELGEHFAHCIQVLGGTTTASRRLGIDERAIRRFVNGEKPVSPRLMQDTASALRALIEEASAAEARITAALGT, encoded by the coding sequence ATGAGCGGACTTGGGAAATTCGGTGAACAGGCAGCAAGGTTACTTCGCCTGTTTTCGCATCTCCAGATAGGCCGCTTCACGCTCTTCCGGCGCAAGGGTGAGAAGGTATCGGCTGGCTTCCCTGAACGTCAGGAACGGCTTTTCATCAACGACGATCGGCACCGTACGGCCATTGTAGATCCGCCGCAGCAATCGGCGTTGCGGTCTGGTCAGCGATGCTTCGGCTTCTCCGGATTCCGTTTCGAGTTCCGCTTCAAGGCCCGTTTCAATGTCCATTTCAGGGCCTATAGGGCAGAGCAGCGGCGCCCGCCAATTCAATCGGGCAAAGGAGAAAGAATGAGCGGAGCATTCACGCAGACCGAGCTGGGCGAGCATTTTGCCCACTGCATCCAGGTGCTCGGCGGGACGACAACGGCCAGCCGGCGACTGGGCATTGATGAACGCGCGATTCGGCGCTTCGTCAACGGTGAGAAGCCCGTTTCTCCGCGCCTGATGCAGGATACCGCGTCGGCCCTGCGCGCGCTGATCGAAGAAGCTTCCGCTGCCGAAGCGCGCATCACCGCTGCACTCGGCACTTGA
- a CDS encoding low molecular weight protein-tyrosine-phosphatase encodes MSQPSILFVCLGNICRSPLAEAALRAQSVAAGVAMTIDSAGIGDWHVGRPPDPRAQETARRHGLDISSYRARQVTTEDFTRFGHIFALDQQNLKDLRRIEPSRHIAEVALLMDLVPGRKGTAVIDPYYGDEEDFEQAWADVSAAAERLVRRYLR; translated from the coding sequence GTGAGCCAACCTTCGATTTTGTTCGTCTGCCTTGGAAACATCTGCCGCTCGCCTCTCGCCGAGGCGGCCCTGCGCGCGCAATCCGTGGCGGCAGGCGTGGCGATGACCATCGATTCTGCCGGCATCGGGGACTGGCATGTCGGTCGCCCGCCCGATCCGCGTGCGCAGGAAACCGCGCGCCGGCACGGTCTCGATATCTCGAGCTATCGCGCCCGGCAGGTCACCACGGAAGACTTCACACGCTTCGGACACATCTTCGCGCTCGACCAGCAGAATTTGAAGGACCTGCGCCGGATCGAGCCATCGCGCCACATCGCCGAAGTCGCGCTTTTGATGGACCTCGTGCCGGGTCGCAAGGGCACCGCGGTGATCGATCCCTACTATGGCGACGAGGAAGATTTCGAGCAGGCCTGGGCCGACGTCAGCGCGGCGGCCGAGCGGCTGGTCAGGCGCTACCTGCGCTGA
- a CDS encoding ACP S-malonyltransferase translates to MAKETVLVVCPGRGTYNAPELGYLRQQHAESEWLARFDAMRAEAGKETLSALDGAAKFTAAHLRGDNAAPLIHACAYLDFLRIDRERFEIVAVTGNSMGWYTALACAGAVSPSHGFAIADGMGINSQRHEPGGQAVLVLAGEDWTVDPALLAEVEAAMARNGVLPSIRLGGMLVVAGPVAALDAFEKDLPTLSRPPMRLAGHGPFHTPLMQPSSASARAQFPVDWFGQPQVPLIDGRGKVWRRFESNRDELWDYTFGHQILQPYDFTAAMTVGIREFAPDRVVLLGPGETLGGAIGQVLIARKWMDIASRSMFTARQGEDPFLIGLGRPSQRSIVIP, encoded by the coding sequence GTGGCTAAGGAGACGGTCCTTGTCGTCTGCCCGGGACGCGGGACATACAACGCGCCGGAACTGGGGTATCTGCGGCAGCAGCACGCCGAATCCGAATGGCTGGCGCGGTTCGATGCCATGCGGGCCGAGGCGGGGAAGGAGACCTTGTCGGCGCTGGATGGGGCGGCGAAGTTTACCGCAGCGCACCTGCGCGGCGACAATGCCGCGCCCTTGATCCATGCCTGCGCTTACCTCGATTTCCTCAGGATTGATCGGGAGCGGTTCGAGATCGTCGCGGTCACCGGCAATTCGATGGGTTGGTACACCGCGCTCGCCTGCGCCGGGGCGGTCTCGCCAAGCCATGGCTTTGCCATTGCCGATGGCATGGGGATCAATTCGCAGCGCCATGAGCCGGGCGGGCAGGCGGTGCTGGTACTGGCCGGGGAGGACTGGACGGTCGATCCCGCGCTGCTGGCCGAGGTGGAAGCGGCGATGGCGCGCAACGGGGTGCTGCCCTCGATCCGGCTGGGCGGGATGCTGGTTGTTGCGGGGCCGGTGGCGGCGCTCGATGCGTTCGAGAAGGACTTGCCGACGCTATCGCGCCCGCCAATGCGGCTTGCCGGGCATGGGCCGTTCCATACCCCACTGATGCAGCCGAGCAGCGCTTCGGCGCGGGCGCAGTTCCCGGTAGACTGGTTCGGCCAGCCGCAGGTTCCGCTGATCGATGGGCGCGGCAAGGTGTGGCGGCGGTTCGAGAGCAACCGTGATGAGCTGTGGGACTATACCTTCGGCCACCAGATCCTGCAGCCCTATGACTTTACCGCCGCGATGACCGTGGGCATCCGCGAATTCGCGCCTGACCGTGTGGTGCTGCTCGGACCCGGCGAGACGCTCGGCGGGGCGATCGGGCAGGTGCTGATTGCTCGAAAATGGATGGACATTGCGTCCCGAAGCATGTTCACTGCGCGGCAGGGAGAGGATCCGTTTCTGATTGGCCTGGGGCGACCCAGCCAGCGGAGTATCGTGATCCCGTGA
- a CDS encoding alpha-ketoacid dehydrogenase subunit alpha/beta produces the protein MSLDAAEQVHRQFLDALENGTARRRSNLALKDVGLAPERAAALFRSQALSRQLDRMSRKLQARGEGFYTIGSSGHEGNAVLAEVLRVDDMAFLHYRDAAFQIHRAHRVPGENPAWDMLLSFAASAEDPISGGRHKVLGSKRLFIPPQTSTIASHLPKAVGAAFSIGIARRMGWSETVLAKDGVVLCSFGDASANHSTALGAINTACWAAFQGTPMPIVFLCEDNGIGISTRTPPGWIEANFSGRAGLHYIACDGSDLVDTMRAAREAEAMARRQRKPVFLHMKTVRLYGHAGNDVQLAYRTKEEVRAEEERDPLLASAALLIEEGVMSAAEVRGVYDEIEATLERQVELAIRRPKLPDAKAVMASIVPPRREGVGRPVASAQDRATLFADDAAAMDKPQHMAKLISWAMADLLLQYPNAIVCGEDVGPKGGVYAATQKLHARFGSARVINTLLDEQAILGLAIGAAHNGLLPMPEIQFLAYVHNAEDQIRGEAATLSFFSNGQYTNPMVVRIAGLPYQKGFGGHFHNDNSLAVFRDIPGVVLAVPSSGRDAVAMLRECVRLAHEESRVVVFVEPIALYMTRDLHEPGDGLWASLYQPPGEGEIAFGEIGVAGEGSDLAIVTYGNGFYLSLQAQKLLAEQGVAVRVIDLRWLGPVNDDAVIEAVAPCSRVLVVDECRITGGQNEALMALLAERAPGKAIARMAATDSFIPLARAATHTLPSRDGIVAKVLEMVRG, from the coding sequence ATGTCGCTTGATGCCGCCGAGCAGGTTCACCGGCAGTTCCTTGATGCGCTGGAAAACGGCACGGCGCGCAGGCGCTCGAACCTTGCGCTGAAGGATGTGGGGCTGGCGCCGGAGCGTGCGGCGGCGCTGTTCCGGTCGCAGGCGCTGTCTCGCCAGTTGGACCGGATGAGCCGCAAGCTGCAGGCGCGGGGCGAGGGGTTCTATACGATCGGCTCCTCGGGCCATGAGGGCAACGCGGTGCTGGCCGAAGTGCTGCGCGTGGATGACATGGCGTTCCTGCACTATCGCGATGCCGCATTCCAGATCCACCGCGCGCACCGCGTGCCCGGTGAGAACCCGGCGTGGGACATGCTGCTGAGCTTTGCTGCGAGCGCCGAGGACCCGATTTCGGGCGGGCGGCACAAGGTGCTGGGATCGAAGCGGCTGTTCATCCCGCCACAGACTTCGACCATCGCCAGTCATCTGCCCAAGGCGGTGGGGGCGGCGTTCTCCATCGGCATCGCGCGGCGTATGGGCTGGAGCGAGACGGTGCTGGCCAAGGACGGCGTGGTGCTGTGCAGCTTTGGCGATGCCAGCGCCAACCATTCGACGGCGCTGGGCGCGATCAACACGGCTTGCTGGGCGGCGTTTCAGGGCACACCGATGCCGATAGTTTTCCTGTGCGAGGACAACGGCATCGGCATTTCCACGCGCACGCCGCCGGGGTGGATCGAGGCGAATTTCTCTGGGCGCGCGGGATTGCACTACATCGCCTGCGATGGCTCCGATCTTGTCGACACGATGCGGGCGGCGCGGGAAGCGGAAGCGATGGCGCGGCGGCAGCGGAAGCCCGTGTTCCTGCACATGAAGACGGTGCGGCTCTATGGCCATGCCGGGAACGACGTGCAGCTGGCCTATCGCACCAAGGAGGAAGTGCGCGCCGAGGAGGAACGGGACCCGCTGCTGGCGAGCGCTGCGCTGCTGATCGAGGAAGGGGTGATGTCGGCGGCCGAAGTGCGCGGCGTCTACGACGAGATCGAGGCGACGCTCGAACGGCAGGTGGAACTCGCGATCCGGCGGCCCAAGCTGCCCGATGCCAAGGCGGTGATGGCGAGCATCGTGCCGCCGAGGCGCGAGGGCGTGGGGCGCCCTGTGGCCTCGGCGCAAGACCGTGCCACCCTGTTTGCCGATGATGCCGCGGCGATGGACAAGCCACAGCACATGGCCAAGCTGATCAGCTGGGCGATGGCTGACCTGCTGCTGCAGTATCCCAACGCCATCGTCTGCGGCGAGGACGTGGGGCCCAAGGGCGGGGTCTATGCCGCGACGCAGAAGCTGCATGCGCGGTTCGGGTCGGCGCGGGTGATCAATACCCTGCTGGACGAGCAGGCGATCCTGGGCCTGGCGATCGGGGCGGCGCACAACGGCTTGCTGCCGATGCCGGAGATCCAGTTCCTCGCCTATGTCCACAATGCCGAGGACCAGATCCGGGGCGAGGCGGCGACGCTGTCGTTCTTTTCGAACGGGCAGTATACCAACCCGATGGTCGTTCGCATCGCCGGGTTGCCCTACCAGAAGGGGTTCGGCGGGCACTTCCATAACGACAATTCGCTGGCCGTCTTCCGCGACATTCCGGGCGTTGTCCTGGCGGTGCCGTCCTCTGGCCGCGATGCCGTGGCAATGCTGCGCGAATGCGTGCGGCTGGCGCATGAGGAGAGCCGCGTGGTCGTGTTTGTCGAGCCGATTGCGCTCTACATGACGCGCGACTTGCATGAGCCAGGCGATGGGCTGTGGGCCAGCCTTTACCAGCCGCCCGGTGAGGGCGAGATTGCGTTTGGCGAGATCGGCGTTGCGGGCGAAGGCAGCGACCTTGCGATCGTGACGTATGGCAACGGGTTCTACCTTTCGCTGCAGGCGCAGAAGCTGCTGGCCGAGCAGGGCGTTGCGGTGCGGGTCATCGACTTGCGCTGGCTGGGGCCGGTGAATGACGATGCGGTGATCGAAGCGGTCGCGCCGTGCTCGCGGGTTCTGGTGGTGGACGAGTGCCGCATTACCGGTGGGCAGAACGAGGCGCTGATGGCGCTGCTGGCCGAACGTGCGCCGGGCAAGGCGATTGCGCGCATGGCGGCGACGGACAGCTTCATTCCGCTGGCTCGGGCTGCGACGCACACGCTGCCGAGCCGCGACGGGATCGTGGCCAAGGTGCTGGAGATGGTGCGTGGCTAA
- a CDS encoding carbon-nitrogen hydrolase family protein: MMRFVVAAAQYPIDRLEGWEAYEAKLTRWVEEAAAAGASLAVFPEYGAMELASLDPATMGDLAGSIETVSALLPRVDALHGELAARTGMHVLAASAPRKDADGRFRNAARLFAPNGKASVQDKLVMTRFEREQWDIAPGAALRVFDTALGSLAVSICYDSEFPLLARACVEAGAEVLLVPSCTDSLHGYWRVRIGAQGRALEGQCFVVQSPTVGEAAWSPAVDVNRGAAAVYGPPDRGMPEDGVLAIGVEGAPQWVFAEVDTALVAELRADGACSMRGIGASSRGRWPCRGWRSWI; encoded by the coding sequence ATGATGCGGTTTGTTGTTGCTGCCGCGCAGTATCCGATTGACCGGCTGGAGGGCTGGGAGGCGTATGAGGCCAAGCTGACGCGGTGGGTGGAAGAGGCGGCAGCGGCGGGGGCTTCGTTGGCCGTGTTTCCCGAATATGGGGCGATGGAACTGGCGAGCCTTGATCCTGCGACGATGGGCGATCTGGCGGGGTCGATCGAGACGGTTTCGGCGCTGCTGCCGCGCGTCGATGCGCTTCATGGTGAGCTGGCGGCGCGGACGGGGATGCATGTTCTGGCTGCATCAGCGCCGCGCAAGGATGCGGACGGGCGCTTTCGCAATGCGGCGCGGCTGTTTGCGCCCAATGGCAAGGCCTCGGTTCAGGACAAGCTGGTGATGACGCGGTTCGAGCGGGAGCAGTGGGACATTGCGCCCGGAGCCGCGCTGCGGGTGTTCGATACGGCTCTAGGAAGCCTGGCCGTTTCGATCTGCTATGACAGCGAGTTTCCCCTGCTGGCGCGGGCCTGCGTTGAGGCAGGGGCCGAGGTGCTGCTGGTGCCTTCCTGCACGGACAGCCTGCACGGTTACTGGCGCGTGCGGATCGGGGCGCAAGGCCGCGCGCTGGAGGGGCAGTGCTTTGTGGTGCAATCGCCGACGGTGGGCGAGGCGGCGTGGTCTCCGGCGGTGGATGTGAACCGGGGCGCGGCTGCGGTCTATGGGCCTCCGGATCGGGGGATGCCGGAGGATGGCGTCTTGGCGATCGGGGTTGAAGGCGCGCCGCAGTGGGTTTTTGCCGAGGTGGATACGGCCTTGGTGGCTGAACTGCGCGCCGATGGGGCGTGCTCAATGCGCGGCATTGGGGCGAGCAGCCGGGGGCGGTGGCCTTGCCGCGGGTGGAGGTCGTGGATTTGA